In the genome of Thermodesulfobacteriota bacterium, one region contains:
- the scpB gene encoding SMC-Scp complex subunit ScpB has protein sequence MDKKQIKSIIESLIFASDAPISINKINEIVDGPDRKNLKGLIAELMEEYQTMNRGFSLKEVAGGYQFRTKPEHSEWIRQLKKGMTPKLSQAAMETLAIIAYKQPITRSEIEYVRGVDVGGILRSLMDKKLIRILGKKQVPGRPLIYGTSKRFLEVFALKDLASLPTLQEIEEV, from the coding sequence ATGGACAAAAAACAGATAAAATCTATTATAGAGAGTCTGATATTTGCCTCCGATGCCCCTATCTCCATTAATAAAATCAATGAAATCGTTGACGGACCAGACAGGAAAAACCTGAAGGGTTTGATAGCGGAATTGATGGAAGAATACCAGACAATGAACAGGGGTTTCTCATTAAAAGAAGTTGCAGGCGGATATCAATTCCGGACAAAACCAGAACATTCGGAGTGGATCAGGCAGTTGAAGAAAGGAATGACCCCAAAACTAAGCCAGGCAGCCATGGAAACCCTCGCTATCATTGCATATAAACAGCCAATCACTCGTTCTGAAATTGAATATGTCAGGGGTGTTGATGTGGGAGGAATTTTAAGATCCCTTATGGATAAGAAATTAATCAGAATCTTAGGAAAAAAGCAAGTGCCAGGGAGACCTCTGATCTATGGAACGTCTAAAAGGTTTCTGGAAGTATTCGCACTAAAAGACCTGGCAAGTCTTCCAACCTTACAAGAGATTGAAGAAGTGTGA
- a CDS encoding pseudouridine synthase — translation MKERLQKIIAKAGLASRRQGENLIRDGMVTVNGIVTTELGIKVDPAEDSIEVNGKPISNLEPKIYIMLNKPKGYVTTLKDPQKRPIVSNLIKDIKSRVFPVGRLDYDTEGLLLLTNDGDLTQRLLHPKNKVLKTYLVETDGILTSREINKLESGIELSDGFTAPAKLKLAKKVKDKSWWEISIHEGKKRQIKRMFESIGHSIYELHRIKFGPLELGKLQPGKYRFLTDQELRELVGSA, via the coding sequence ATGAAAGAGCGGCTTCAAAAGATTATTGCAAAGGCTGGCTTAGCTTCACGCCGGCAGGGAGAAAATCTTATTAGAGACGGTATGGTGACGGTTAACGGGATAGTCACAACTGAGCTAGGTATTAAGGTTGATCCCGCTGAAGACAGCATCGAAGTTAATGGCAAGCCAATAAGCAATCTGGAACCAAAGATTTATATAATGCTTAACAAACCTAAAGGATATGTTACAACGCTGAAGGATCCTCAAAAAAGACCCATAGTTAGCAACCTTATAAAAGACATAAAATCAAGGGTTTTCCCTGTTGGAAGACTGGACTATGATACCGAAGGTTTACTCCTCTTAACTAACGATGGTGATCTAACTCAAAGGTTGCTCCATCCGAAGAATAAAGTACTAAAGACATATCTGGTTGAAACCGATGGAATATTAACCTCCAGGGAAATCAATAAACTTGAATCCGGGATTGAACTAAGCGATGGGTTTACCGCACCTGCTAAATTGAAGCTTGCAAAAAAGGTAAAAGATAAAAGTTGGTGGGAAATCAGTATCCACGAGGGGAAAAAGAGACAGATTAAGAGAATGTTTGAAAGCATAGGGCATTCGATTTATGAATTACATAGAATAAAATTTGGCCCCTTAGAATTAGGAAAACTGCAACCTGGGAAATATCGCTTTTTAACTGATCAAGAGCTAAGAGAACTAGTTGGCTCCGCCTGA
- a CDS encoding alanine--glyoxylate aminotransferase family protein, translating into MKKRYLLAPGPTPIPSKTLLDMAEPIIHHRGPEFSSILGEIREGLKYLFQTKNEVLIFSSSGTGAMEGTVSNMLSKGDRALVVNGGKFGERWIDICQAYGVDVETIDVPWGEAVDPGIVNNILDQNSSIKAVFIQACETSTGVVHPLREVAETVKDKENTLIIVDAISALGALDIPTDRWGLDVVVAGSQKALMLPPGLAFASVSNKGWRFAESSNLPKYYFNFKKELTSLSKNQNAYTPAVSLLIGLRESLKQIKEEGLENIFARHEKLAKATRAAMTALGLQLYAPTAPSNAVTAILAPHSINGSDVVKVMREKYGITIAGGQGNAKGKIFRIAHLGYMDQFDVITAVSALEMTLHELGYNVELGKGIRAALEVLKD; encoded by the coding sequence ATGAAAAAAAGGTACCTACTGGCACCCGGGCCTACGCCAATCCCATCAAAGACACTACTCGATATGGCAGAACCAATAATTCATCATCGGGGACCAGAATTCAGCAGTATACTTGGTGAAATAAGAGAGGGACTGAAATACCTTTTTCAGACCAAGAACGAAGTGTTGATATTTTCATCCTCTGGAACTGGAGCAATGGAAGGTACAGTATCCAATATGCTTTCCAAAGGGGACAGGGCACTGGTAGTGAATGGCGGCAAGTTTGGCGAACGATGGATTGATATATGCCAGGCTTATGGAGTGGATGTTGAAACCATTGACGTTCCGTGGGGAGAAGCTGTAGATCCGGGTATAGTGAATAACATACTTGATCAAAACAGCTCTATAAAAGCGGTCTTCATCCAGGCGTGTGAAACCTCTACAGGTGTTGTCCATCCTTTAAGAGAAGTCGCAGAGACAGTCAAAGATAAAGAGAATACCCTTATCATTGTGGATGCCATTTCAGCACTGGGCGCCCTTGACATCCCTACTGACAGATGGGGTCTGGATGTAGTAGTTGCAGGTTCTCAAAAGGCATTGATGCTTCCTCCAGGGCTTGCCTTTGCCAGTGTGAGCAACAAGGGATGGAGGTTTGCTGAAAGCTCGAATCTCCCCAAGTATTATTTTAATTTTAAAAAAGAGCTAACATCTCTATCTAAAAATCAAAACGCATATACCCCGGCAGTTTCATTGCTTATAGGATTAAGAGAATCTCTAAAACAGATAAAAGAAGAGGGGTTAGAGAATATTTTTGCCAGACATGAGAAGCTGGCTAAGGCAACAAGGGCAGCCATGACTGCTCTGGGGCTCCAGTTATATGCTCCAACAGCTCCCAGCAACGCTGTAACGGCCATCCTGGCACCCCATAGCATTAATGGTTCGGATGTTGTAAAAGTCATGAGGGAGAAATACGGGATTACCATCGCCGGGGGACAGGGCAATGCAAAGGGAAAGATATTCAGGATTGCACACCTGGGATATATGGATCAATTCGATGTCATAACAGCGGTATCTGCCCTGGAGATGACCCTTCATGAATTGGGCTATAATGTGGAACTGGGGAAAGGGATTAGGGCTGCCTTAGAAGTACTCAAAGATTAG
- the serA gene encoding phosphoglycerate dehydrogenase, with the protein MKKVLVSDNLSEIGIQILKNTPGINVDVYTNLPKEELKKKIKDYHGLAIRSATKVTADIIGAAKNLLVIGRAGIGLDNVDIEAATKRGIVVMNAPEGNMITTAEHAISMMLALSRNIPQATASMKAKKWEKKKFRGRELFDKTLGIIGLGRIGSIVADRAKGLKMNTIAYDPFISEEKAREMEVELVSLDELFEKSHYITLHVPLSEETRNIINKKAFKKMKDGVMIINCARGGMVNENDLYEAIKSGKVAGAALDVFEQEPPQDSPLFDLDEVICTPHLGASTDEAQENVAVAIAEQIANYLLYGTIKNAVNVSSVSGDTLFRIKPYMDLAEKLGSFQSQLEPGALEEIAIEYSGDIAELDVTPITTSILTGIFKPILRDSINFVNAPIITKERGVKVVESKSTKSEDFTSLLTIKTRTTKEENIVAGTLFGKKEPRIIRINKFRLEAIPQGNLLLFHTVDRPGVIGNIGSILGNTDINIANMQFSREEIGGKAIVLLSIDTPVSKKILDELTKLPNVVSIKQLKL; encoded by the coding sequence GTGAAAAAGGTACTGGTCAGTGATAACCTTTCAGAAATAGGGATTCAGATACTAAAAAATACTCCGGGTATCAACGTGGATGTTTATACAAATCTGCCAAAAGAAGAACTAAAAAAGAAAATCAAGGATTACCATGGCCTGGCTATCAGGAGTGCTACAAAGGTTACGGCAGATATTATAGGTGCTGCAAAAAATCTACTGGTGATAGGGAGGGCAGGTATCGGGCTCGATAACGTTGATATAGAGGCAGCTACCAAAAGAGGAATTGTCGTTATGAATGCCCCTGAGGGCAATATGATTACGACTGCCGAACATGCCATATCCATGATGCTGGCACTCTCAAGAAACATCCCCCAGGCGACCGCTTCCATGAAGGCAAAAAAATGGGAAAAAAAGAAGTTCAGGGGTAGGGAGCTTTTCGACAAGACCCTTGGTATCATTGGACTGGGAAGGATTGGAAGTATTGTGGCGGATCGAGCCAAGGGTCTGAAAATGAATACTATAGCATACGACCCCTTCATCTCGGAAGAAAAGGCTCGTGAAATGGAAGTGGAACTGGTCTCTCTTGATGAGCTTTTTGAAAAATCACATTACATTACTCTCCATGTCCCACTTTCTGAAGAAACCAGAAATATCATTAACAAAAAGGCCTTCAAAAAAATGAAGGATGGGGTTATGATTATAAACTGTGCAAGAGGGGGAATGGTTAACGAAAACGATCTCTATGAAGCAATAAAGAGCGGAAAGGTTGCTGGAGCCGCCCTCGATGTTTTCGAGCAAGAACCTCCTCAGGATAGCCCTTTATTTGATCTGGATGAGGTGATCTGCACACCTCATTTAGGGGCATCCACCGATGAAGCTCAGGAGAATGTGGCAGTAGCTATTGCAGAACAGATAGCAAATTACTTACTATACGGAACAATTAAGAATGCCGTTAATGTTTCATCAGTGAGCGGAGATACCCTCTTCAGGATTAAGCCCTATATGGATCTTGCAGAAAAACTAGGTAGTTTTCAATCACAACTGGAGCCAGGGGCACTGGAGGAAATAGCAATAGAATACAGTGGGGATATTGCTGAGCTGGACGTGACACCTATTACTACCTCAATATTGACAGGTATTTTCAAACCAATTTTGAGAGACAGTATAAATTTTGTAAATGCCCCTATTATTACCAAAGAAAGGGGCGTAAAGGTAGTTGAATCAAAGAGTACAAAGAGTGAGGATTTCACCAGTCTGCTTACAATTAAGACCAGAACTACAAAAGAAGAAAACATAGTTGCTGGCACTCTCTTTGGTAAGAAAGAGCCCAGAATTATAAGGATTAACAAGTTTCGATTGGAGGCAATACCGCAAGGAAATTTGCTACTGTTTCATACTGTTGACCGTCCTGGGGTTATAGGAAATATAGGGAGTATTCTGGGAAACACAGATATTAATATCGCTAATATGCAATTCAGCAGGGAAGAGATAGGAGGAAAGGCTATCGTCCTCTTGAGTATTGACACCCCTGTCTCTAAAAAAATACTGGATGAACTAACTAAACTACCAAATGTTGTCTCTATTAAACAGTTAAAATTATAA
- a CDS encoding adenylosuccinate synthase, translating into MASVVVVGTQWGDEGKGKIVDFLAEHADTIVRFQGGNNAGHTVVVKDKKIILHLIPSGILHPNKNCIIGNGVVIDPGDLLNEIESLKSKGCLKNNSRLLISEGAHLVMPYHKKIDIARENLKDGKKIGTTGRGIGPTYEDKVRRLGIKVIDILDKEVFKEKLMFNLKEKNFYLAHYLKEKEVEFEEIYNEYIESGTKIKEYVANTSMIINEDIKSGKNILFEGAQGSLLDVDHGTYPFVTSSNTVAAEACIGAGIGPTKIDKVIGISKAYTTRVGEGPFPAELNNELGNSLREKGNEYGATTGRPRRCGWFDVTMVKHAIRINGISGLVITKLDVLSGLNKIKICTGYNCKGEMYSEFPSSLKRLETSEPIYEEMDGWTEELNEIREYGKLPDNARRYIERIEGLADTEITMISLGTRRDQTIILKNPFMCDS; encoded by the coding sequence ATGGCAAGTGTAGTAGTTGTTGGTACACAATGGGGAGATGAAGGAAAAGGTAAGATAGTAGACTTTCTGGCTGAACATGCAGATACAATAGTCAGGTTTCAGGGAGGGAACAATGCCGGACATACGGTAGTGGTAAAAGACAAGAAAATAATCCTCCATCTGATACCGTCAGGCATTCTGCATCCAAATAAGAATTGTATTATAGGCAATGGCGTAGTTATAGACCCCGGAGATTTACTCAATGAAATTGAATCATTGAAATCAAAGGGCTGTCTTAAGAATAACAGTCGCCTCCTAATTAGCGAGGGAGCCCATCTGGTAATGCCTTATCATAAAAAGATTGATATAGCCAGAGAGAATCTCAAAGACGGGAAAAAGATTGGTACTACAGGAAGAGGTATAGGGCCAACTTACGAAGATAAGGTCAGAAGACTAGGTATCAAGGTGATAGATATCTTAGATAAAGAGGTATTTAAAGAAAAGCTTATGTTTAACCTTAAGGAAAAGAACTTTTATCTGGCACACTACCTTAAGGAAAAGGAAGTTGAGTTTGAAGAAATATATAATGAATATATTGAATCAGGCACGAAGATTAAGGAATATGTAGCAAATACCTCGATGATTATAAACGAAGACATTAAGAGCGGGAAAAATATTCTGTTCGAAGGGGCACAGGGCAGCCTTTTGGATGTAGATCATGGTACATATCCTTTTGTAACTTCGAGTAATACGGTGGCTGCTGAGGCCTGCATAGGGGCTGGGATTGGTCCTACAAAAATAGATAAAGTAATCGGGATTTCCAAAGCTTACACAACCAGAGTCGGGGAAGGCCCCTTCCCCGCCGAATTGAACAATGAATTGGGAAATTCTCTAAGGGAAAAGGGAAATGAATATGGTGCTACTACAGGTAGACCCAGAAGGTGTGGATGGTTTGATGTAACTATGGTAAAACATGCCATAAGGATCAACGGGATTAGTGGTCTGGTTATTACAAAGCTTGATGTTTTGAGCGGTTTGAATAAAATAAAGATTTGTACAGGATATAATTGTAAAGGAGAAATGTACTCAGAGTTTCCTTCAAGCTTAAAGAGATTGGAGACCAGTGAGCCAATCTACGAAGAAATGGATGGGTGGACGGAAGAGCTTAACGAGATCAGAGAATATGGGAAATTACCCGATAATGCCCGCAGGTATATTGAAAGAATAGAGGGATTGGCAGATACTGAAATTACTATGATCTCACTGGGCACAAGAAGGGATCAAACAATTATATTAAAGAATCCGTTTATGTGTGACTCGTAA
- a CDS encoding type II toxin-antitoxin system HicB family antitoxin produces MMTYKGYSAKVEFDDEAMIFHGEVIGIRDVVTFQGKSADDLKEAFHASVDDYLDFCKARGEEPDKPFSGKFVVRVSPEVHRKVYIAAKEAGQSINAWLNKNLTRIAHKT; encoded by the coding sequence ATGATGACATATAAAGGATATAGTGCAAAAGTAGAGTTTGACGACGAAGCCATGATTTTCCATGGCGAGGTAATCGGGATCAGGGATGTCGTGACCTTTCAGGGAAAGTCTGCTGATGACCTTAAAGAAGCTTTTCATGCTTCGGTAGATGATTACCTCGACTTCTGTAAAGCCAGAGGCGAAGAGCCTGACAAGCCCTTTTCCGGGAAATTCGTGGTTCGGGTCTCTCCTGAAGTCCACCGCAAGGTCTATATCGCAGCAAAGGAGGCAGGACAGAGCATCAATGCTTGGCTCAACAAAAACCTCACAAGGATTGCCCATAAAACGTAG
- a CDS encoding acetoacetate--CoA ligase, which translates to MGNPLWKPSEERKRNANITRFIDTLNKRYGKSFRSYEELYNWSINNISDFWGSVWDFCEIKASRDYDVVIDDPGKMPGAKWFTGARLNFAENLLRYRDEHTAFVFRGETQKSTRMSYSELYDTVARLAKSLREIGVTPGDRIVAYMPNMIETVVAMLAVTSIGAEWASCATDIGPGAALDRFGQIGPKVLFTVDGYFYKGKAFSSLPNAAEIAKGIPSIEKVIVTRYTEKETDISHIPNSVYYNDFLSKERGLEIKFEQLPFDHPVFIMFSSGTTGKPKCMVQGPGVLINHLKELIIHTDLKREDTIFYITTCSWMMWNWLMSSLAVGATIVLYDGNALYPDAGAMWKLAQDEKVTIFGCSASYLNTLKSQGVKPGKAYNLSSLKQISQTGSPLSAEGFEYVYQEIKEDLHFNSIAGGTDINGCFAIGSPIQPVYAGELQGPGLGMKVKAYDETGNPIVDRQGELVCEAASPSMPLYFWDDPDGKRYRDAYFDFYSNLNVWRHGDYIVFNGNTGGITFFGRSDSVLKPSGVRIGTSEIYNQVEKLEEVADSLAIGQSWKGDQRIILFVKLAEGYQLTDDLKNKIKKTLRENASPRHVPAKIIKVPDIPYTLNMKKVESSVTNIIDGRPVLNRDALVNPESLDYYDNLEELHAD; encoded by the coding sequence ATGGGCAATCCACTCTGGAAGCCATCTGAAGAGAGGAAGAGGAATGCCAATATAACAAGGTTTATAGATACTCTTAATAAACGTTATGGGAAAAGCTTTCGCTCTTATGAAGAACTTTATAACTGGTCGATAAACAATATATCCGATTTTTGGGGCTCTGTTTGGGATTTCTGTGAAATTAAAGCTTCCAGGGATTATGACGTTGTTATTGATGACCCTGGTAAAATGCCTGGGGCAAAGTGGTTTACCGGTGCAAGGCTTAATTTTGCTGAAAATCTCCTCAGATATAGGGATGAACATACAGCTTTCGTATTTAGGGGAGAAACTCAAAAATCGACCAGAATGAGTTACTCTGAGCTTTATGATACTGTGGCGCGCTTAGCAAAATCACTTCGAGAGATCGGAGTTACTCCCGGGGATCGGATAGTTGCATATATGCCCAACATGATAGAGACTGTTGTTGCCATGCTTGCTGTTACCAGTATCGGTGCTGAATGGGCTTCATGTGCCACTGATATAGGTCCGGGAGCAGCTTTAGACCGCTTTGGTCAGATAGGGCCAAAGGTTCTATTTACTGTTGACGGATACTTTTATAAAGGGAAGGCATTTAGTTCTCTTCCCAATGCAGCTGAGATTGCAAAAGGAATACCTTCAATTGAAAAGGTTATAGTAACTCGTTATACCGAAAAGGAAACTGATATCAGCCATATTCCTAACTCTGTATATTATAATGATTTTCTGTCCAAAGAAAGAGGGCTTGAAATTAAGTTCGAACAGTTACCCTTTGATCATCCTGTATTTATCATGTTTTCCTCTGGAACGACCGGTAAGCCAAAGTGTATGGTTCAGGGACCGGGTGTTCTTATCAATCATTTAAAAGAACTAATTATCCATACTGATTTAAAACGGGAAGATACTATCTTTTATATAACAACCTGCAGCTGGATGATGTGGAACTGGCTGATGAGCTCTCTGGCGGTAGGAGCTACTATTGTTCTATACGATGGTAATGCGCTTTATCCTGACGCAGGGGCTATGTGGAAGTTAGCCCAGGATGAAAAAGTGACTATTTTTGGTTGCAGTGCGAGTTATCTTAATACTCTCAAAAGCCAGGGGGTTAAGCCGGGGAAGGCATATAACCTCTCTTCCCTAAAACAAATATCCCAGACCGGCTCACCTCTTTCAGCCGAAGGATTTGAATATGTTTACCAGGAAATTAAGGAAGATTTGCATTTTAATTCTATTGCAGGTGGTACAGATATCAATGGTTGTTTCGCTATTGGAAGCCCTATACAGCCGGTATATGCCGGTGAATTACAGGGTCCGGGTTTAGGAATGAAAGTAAAGGCATATGATGAAACAGGCAACCCAATAGTTGACCGTCAGGGAGAACTTGTTTGTGAAGCTGCCTCTCCCTCGATGCCACTTTACTTCTGGGATGATCCGGACGGCAAAAGATATAGAGATGCCTATTTTGATTTTTACTCCAATCTAAATGTATGGCGACATGGTGATTACATTGTGTTTAACGGCAATACAGGTGGGATTACCTTCTTTGGGCGGTCTGACTCTGTATTAAAGCCTTCCGGAGTTCGAATAGGTACATCTGAGATATATAATCAGGTTGAAAAATTGGAGGAAGTTGCTGATAGCCTGGCAATAGGTCAGAGCTGGAAGGGAGATCAGCGTATCATTCTTTTCGTTAAACTTGCTGAAGGATATCAGTTAACAGACGATTTGAAAAACAAGATTAAAAAAACCTTGCGGGAAAACGCCTCACCCAGACATGTCCCGGCTAAGATAATAAAAGTGCCGGATATCCCCTATACCCTCAATATGAAGAAGGTTGAAAGTTCGGTTACGAATATAATAGATGGTAGACCTGTCCTGAACAGGGATGCCCTGGTCAATCCGGAATCTTTGGATTACTATGATAATCTTGAAGAACTTCACGCGGACTAA
- a CDS encoding RNA pseudouridine synthase, whose translation MEEINILEFQKGWLAVDKPCGLSVHNNPGNDLVNLLSDRIRSDTLLKKHLGINASFRIHPVHRLDKETSGVILLATDINVLRNLSELFVKGRVKKRYLALVHGVFDSETGSHQYHMWDYPLSKTAGGREDPVGKGRRVNCMTWYRVLQQSSRYSLLEIELMTGRKHQIRRHAKLYGHPVTGDTRYGSKKSIRYLRDTLSYHRLGLHCKCLEFVPPGQKEEICITSENPLTDMDKLLSGDGLQV comes from the coding sequence ATGGAAGAGATTAATATCCTTGAATTTCAAAAAGGCTGGCTTGCAGTGGACAAACCCTGCGGATTGAGTGTCCATAATAATCCCGGAAATGACCTTGTTAATCTGTTGTCTGACAGGATTCGTTCAGATACTTTGCTGAAAAAGCATCTTGGGATAAATGCCTCCTTCCGGATTCATCCGGTTCACAGGCTGGACAAAGAGACTAGCGGTGTGATATTGCTTGCTACGGACATCAACGTCTTGCGCAACCTGTCTGAATTGTTTGTCAAGGGCAGGGTTAAAAAAAGATACCTTGCACTTGTGCATGGTGTTTTTGATAGTGAGACAGGAAGTCATCAATATCATATGTGGGATTATCCCTTGTCAAAGACAGCAGGTGGCAGAGAAGATCCTGTTGGTAAAGGCAGGCGTGTAAACTGTATGACCTGGTACAGGGTGCTACAGCAAAGCAGCCGTTATTCTTTGCTGGAAATTGAACTGATGACCGGCCGGAAACACCAGATTCGACGTCATGCAAAACTTTACGGCCATCCTGTTACAGGAGACACGCGGTACGGATCGAAAAAATCTATCCGCTATTTAAGAGATACTCTCTCCTACCATCGGCTTGGACTTCATTGCAAATGTCTTGAATTTGTTCCGCCGGGTCAAAAAGAAGAAATTTGCATCACATCCGAGAATCCTTTAACCGATATGGATAAGCTTCTTTCGGGTGATGGATTGCAGGTGTAA
- a CDS encoding translation initiation factor Sui1, producing the protein MKDRDNNSRLVYSTELGRMCPSCGEKSDKCQCKKKKNNHGNGDGKVRVERSTKGRKGKGVSLISGIPLEGEQLKELAKKLKQICGTGGTIKDSIIEIQGDHRDILIEELNMLGYKAKKAGG; encoded by the coding sequence TTGAAAGATAGAGACAATAACAGCAGACTTGTTTATTCAACAGAGTTAGGCAGGATGTGCCCTTCCTGTGGAGAGAAATCTGATAAATGCCAATGCAAAAAGAAAAAAAATAATCATGGCAATGGAGACGGGAAAGTTCGGGTCGAGAGATCTACCAAGGGAAGAAAAGGAAAAGGCGTTTCCTTAATTAGTGGAATCCCTCTTGAAGGAGAACAGTTAAAAGAGCTTGCAAAAAAACTTAAACAAATATGCGGAACCGGTGGAACAATTAAGGACAGTATAATCGAAATTCAGGGTGATCACAGAGATATTCTGATTGAAGAGCTGAATATGTTGGGCTATAAAGCTAAAAAGGCCGGAGGATAG
- a CDS encoding DUF2283 domain-containing protein: MKLNYYPETDSLYIDLSSKPSMKSVEISEGIVLDYDKDGHITGIDIDNASHKIDLNEIILNKVPSQLQSITA; the protein is encoded by the coding sequence ATGAAATTGAATTATTATCCAGAAACTGATTCTCTTTATATTGATTTATCATCGAAACCAAGCATGAAAAGCGTAGAAATTTCAGAAGGTATTGTTCTAGATTATGATAAAGATGGACATATTACCGGAATCGATATTGATAATGCTAGCCATAAAATTGACCTCAATGAAATTATTCTGAACAAAGTTCCATCACAATTACAGTCAATCACTGCATAA
- a CDS encoding DUF86 domain-containing protein encodes MSKRKDIDLIQDINESIERIISYTRNIEYNNFVQDYKTQDAVIRNIEIMGEAVKSLSEKIRIDNTDIPWKSIAGARNRLIHDYFGVNIDIVWNIAKEEIPSLLLKVKIILQNMKEEKA; translated from the coding sequence ATGTCTAAACGAAAAGACATTGATTTGATTCAAGATATTAATGAAAGCATCGAAAGGATCATCTCCTACACGCGCAACATCGAATACAATAATTTTGTACAGGATTATAAAACACAAGATGCTGTTATTAGGAATATTGAAATTATGGGAGAGGCTGTAAAGTCACTGTCTGAAAAGATAAGAATAGATAATACTGATATCCCATGGAAGAGTATTGCTGGAGCAAGAAATAGATTGATACACGATTATTTTGGGGTAAACATAGATATTGTATGGAATATAGCAAAAGAAGAAATTCCAAGCCTTCTCTTGAAGGTCAAGATCATTCTTCAAAACATGAAAGAAGAAAAAGCCTAA
- a CDS encoding nucleotidyltransferase domain-containing protein produces the protein MTTSNTTIKLIKEKYPYLSAEFGVEKIGIFGSVAKGIETEDCDIDIVVELKRPIGLKFIELVEYLENLFNKKVDVLTRDGIENIRIREIADDIKRNVIYV, from the coding sequence ATGACAACAAGCAACACAACGATAAAATTAATAAAAGAAAAATATCCCTACCTCTCGGCTGAATTTGGCGTTGAAAAAATAGGTATCTTTGGCTCCGTTGCAAAAGGGATTGAAACAGAGGACTGTGATATAGACATAGTCGTTGAGCTCAAAAGGCCAATTGGTCTGAAATTTATCGAGCTTGTCGAATATCTAGAAAATCTTTTTAATAAGAAAGTTGATGTTTTAACACGAGACGGCATTGAAAATATAAGAATTAGAGAAATCGCTGATGATATAAAAAGGAATGTAATCTATGTCTAA